From the Quercus lobata isolate SW786 chromosome 6, ValleyOak3.0 Primary Assembly, whole genome shotgun sequence genome, one window contains:
- the LOC115950131 gene encoding zinc finger MYM-type protein 1-like codes for MKGFKLWNQKEKLNSHVGGVNSAHNQTIKKSGDLMKEKQHIQSVLVKQSNKDKIEYRVQLNAIVDCIKFLLCRGSVFRGHDESQGSSDKGNFLEFLQFLGDYNKSINEVLQKVSKNCKLTHHEIQKDIVNAIACETSKAIIKDLDNGFFSILVDESRDISVKEQMTLVLRYVNKKGIIIERFLGIVHVASTTALSLKYAIKCLLCEHNLNLSKLRGQGYDRASNMQGDINGLKTLILKKNKLAFYVHCFAHQLQLTLVAVAKNHINIAKFFYVVSNLVTVVGGSCKRQDVLRDAQFVKIKEELEIGVCRSG; via the coding sequence AtgaagggattcaaactttggaatCAGAAAGAGAAGTTAAATTCCCATGTTGGAGGAGTTAATAGTGCTCATAACCAAACTATCAAGAAGAGTGGAGATCTAATGAAGGAAAAGCAACACATTCAAAGTGTTTTGGTTAAAcaatcaaataaagataaaattgaatatcgggttcaattaaatgcaatagTTGATTGCATAAAATTCCTTTTATGCCGGGGATCGGTTTTTCGTGGTCACGATGAATCTCAAGGTTCAAGTGATAAAGGAAATTTCCTTGAGTTTCTACAATTTTTGGGGGATTACAATAAATCTATCAATGAAGTGTTGCAAAAGGTTTCGAAAAATTGCAAGCTTACCCACCATGAAATTCAAAAAGACATTGTGAATGCAATTGCATGTGAAACATCCAAAGCCATCATCAAAGATCTTGACAATGGGtttttttcaatattagttGATGAGTCGCGTGATATCTCAGTGAAAGAGCAAATGACTCTCGTTCTTCGTTATGTGAACAAAAAAGGAATTATTATAGAGCGGTTCCTTGGTATTGTACACGTAGCAAGTACCACCGCTTTGTCACTCAAATATGCTATTAAATGTTTACTTTGTGaacataatttgaatttatcaaaactaCGCGGGCAAGGTTATGATAGGGCTAGTAATATGCAAGGTGATATCAATGgtctcaaaactttaattttgaaaaagaataagTTAGCATTTTATGTCCATTGTTTTGCTCATCAGCTTCAATTGACCCTTGTTGCTGTtgctaaaaatcacattaacattgctaaatttttttatgtggttagTAATTTAGTAACTGTTGTTGGAGGCTCTTGTAAGAGACAAGATGTTCTTCGAGATGCacaatttgtcaaaattaaagaagaattaGAGATTGGTGTATGTAGAAGTGGGTAA